The genomic stretch TAGCCTGTAGAAATGCTTCTGCAGTAGCAGGGCAAACAAACAGGAGTATAACTCTTGAGTGAAGAGATGATTTCGAAGACAGTGACCACGTACGTGATATATATACGGTTTTGCTatttctcagtcaactgagattttcttaagtctaagtcacttacaaaaatgtgctttgagttgcacttttctgttaaaaaagtgcaattgcacttttctgacagaaatgtgcaactgaaccgagttgcacttttttctgaactgtagttgcacttttctgagttgactgagacttaagaaaatctcagtcaactgagacataggcacacccatatatatatatatatgccctaATAAATTCATTTGCGATGATCGTAAGCAATTACTGGTTCGTTAAACTCAATCGAGTAGTTCATAAATCTGACGACAAATTTCATGGCCGGTGCAGTACTAGAGTGAGAATTACTGCATTCAATCCAAGCTTATCAATGTTGGTATTCATTGGGTGGCCGTCAGGCCGTGGCTTGCAGTCTTCCATAAAGTATACCGGCAAAGCTGCCTGATTGAACAGGTTACTGCTGATATATACTTGCCATACATGCCCGGCAACCATGGCAATATGGCTAGACAGGGCCCAACGTCACAGGCATACAATCCCATAGCTGTTGACCTAATGTCTCTCATGTCATGTAGGATAGACTATGGTGGAGCATGTGTGCAAGTGCCGCACCACCCGTTCCCCCGCCACACGTCGCCATTGCGGCAGGCAGCTTCCCTCCGCCCGGCCTATATATACACTGGAGCCCATGCTTCCCACCCAACCCCTGGTCTCCAGGTATTGTCACGCACCTGCCCTACTAGCAAGCTTGCTAAGCTAGAAGTGATCGTTGGATTGCCGATTAGCCATGGCGTCAAGGAGGAGGGAGCCGGCGATTGGCCGCGTCTTTGACGACGAGGACAAGGAGGACGACCTTGTCGGCGACGATAGTGGCGATGACGGGGAGGAGGTGATGGAGGTGAGGAGACGCGTGTCCCGCTTCGCCGTGGACGGGGACAGCGGTGCCGGCGGGGCgagcgaggtggccaggaggcggGTGTCCCGCTTCGCCGTTGAGGAAGTGGGTGGCGTGGTGCCGGACCGGCGACGCGGCACCGTCGAGGGTGTCCGggctctgccgccgccgcacgcgtGGCTGGCAGTGGAGGAGACGAAGCATTCGAAGGGCGGCGGGTTCGGGAGCGAGAACGAGGAGCAGTGGGCGCGGCTGCTGCAGCGCGGCGGGTCGGCGCAggccgaggcggcggaggcgcagcgGCAGCACCAGCCTCGGCGGAGCAGCTTCAGCGTGGTCCGGCGGGAGCGCGGGGCGCGGGAGGCGTGGCTGGACCGCGCGTGGGAGATGAAGCGGAACTGGCACGAGCGCAACGGCGGCGCCCCCGACGCAGACACCCCCGTCGTGGTCGTCGTGGGtacgaagcagcagcagcagcagcacggcgGGAGCGGGACCTCGTCGCCGTCCTGCTCGTCCCCGCACCGCCACGGCCACGCGGCGGCCGGCGTGGCCATGGACATGGAGGAGGTGCGCGCGTGCAGGGACCTCGGCCTCGACCTCCCCTCCGACTGCGCCGTGGAGATACAGTGCTACGGCATCTCCGCCGGCAGCAGCCCCACCCACAGCAACGCCGGGAGCAGCTCCCCTTCCACGCCCGGCAGCTGCTCCATCTCCAGCCCCAGCGCCGGTACGTCGTCACCATCAGACCTAATTCTTCTACCTTCCACGTGGTTTAATTAACTCCATGCATGCGTCACTAGCTCCAGATATATCTGCATGATAATTAAGTCGCCATGCATATATGCACATCACCATCCCCTGCCTTGCCGGGCATGgcatcgacgacgacgagcgaCGAGCTCATCTCACCCTGGGTCGTCTCCGACGGGTCAAAAGCAGGGCACCTCGACTGCATCAATGACAATTAATTAGTGTTGCTATCATGCACCCCACTACTCGCAGGCGTCGTCAGCCTTTACCGGTGACGCTTCCATGTCGATCTGGCTACTCACCCTTGGCCACGTACCATCTATCGCGATCCGTCTTCCTTCTGTGCTCATCATGCGAATCGTTCCACTAAGATTTTAGCCATAGTTAACTACAAGTACTGCTACTACGTCTTTGCCTACTGCCGTTTTATCCTTAATCACGAGAGGAACTGACGCGTGTTTGTTGTGATTAACGACGATTGgcaggggaggatccggtggacgTGAAGGCGAGGCTCAAGGTGTGGGCGCAGGCGGTGGCGCTCGCATCCACAACACAGCTCGGATCTTGAAGGCAGCTGCGACGTCGATCTACATGGCATGGATCGTGGATCGATCCGTCGTGTAAGAAGCAACGCTACGCGAGAGTTCTACCTCCTTTTTAGCGATAGTATACTGCGTGTATGTGTATGCATGTGTCATCAAAAAAATTCTCCTGATTGCGGTTATTGGAGAATGTATGTGTGCGTTACATtaccaactaaaccctacttaaacTTCTCTAGTCCTGTTGATTTCCTTGTGGATCGCTGGATGTGAATGAAGGTCGATTAACTTGTAAGAAAAATAGGTAATTAATCAGTGTGAATCGCTGTTTCTTCTTTCCTTGGCAAACTTGTTTTTTAGTTCTGAACTTTTGTTCTTATATAGTCTCGGCTTTTAGTACATTCTAAGAACCAATCTTGAGTATATGAGCATTTTTTTCATTATATTTAATCTGGAAATGGACATGGTAAATACTTTATCTAGATTAAACATGTCAACTTATGACAAGGGTAAGACTAAGGATAATCTCTATCGATGGGGTAAGAAAACATGGTTGTCGACAAGCGGAATGGAGAGACGTCGCGAAGCTAAGCCTCGGAGTCTTTGTTTGCGCTTTCTTCTTGAACTCTGCATGGGTATGAGACCGGCTTGCCTCGTTCACAAAAAACGCAGAGTGTGTGTAGTCGTGTGTCAGACGATTGAGGAGGATCCCACTCCTCTTCTCAAGCTCCTAGTGGATGGTACAACACCAAACCTTATAAAAAGGTCTTAACTCTCTCCGCTAACAATGTGTGATCATACTTAGTCCCACCTCTTGCTCTCATGAACTAGCATTTGAGATTTTTCAAGATTTATTTTGTTTATGGGCCTAAGGCCCATAGTACAATCGACCAAGACATACACGATGACCATGCAAAAACTAAATATCATTTTTGTTCATATAGAGAGAGCAATGAACATACAACAAGGTGGATCAACCAATCAGATGACTCACTAGAGGCCTGGAACCAATTAACCCCTAATAATCTAAGGCTCGACAAAAATAGTGTTCAATCAAGAAATAAGCCAACACAACGAATGTAGGCGAGCGATGCCCTCAAAGTTCTAGGGTTATAGGTAGCCTAGGTTCAGCATCGGTTGAGAGAATATCCCATAATACACGAAGCCGGCCGGCATTCCCACAGTGGTGAGGAGGGCACTGCCTTTGTTGGTGACATCGAAGAAGGTGTCTAGCGTCTCAAATATTTAGGTACAATGGCGTTGCTCATTGATGAGCGCAAAAAGCAACATGTTTTACATCACATAAATGTCTAAGTAGTGTTAGGAATTTTGTATTTTACTGTGTTGGCGCGTACCAATTCTATTTGATTCACACAATCTTGGAATAATGAGGAGACTTTGCAACCAATGCATAAGGAACGATATCTGGGCGAACAAATTATGATTTGGAGCATTAAATACCTTCTAACAATAACTCACATGAAGCCAAGGCAAAAATATGCGAAGTGATAGTCACAGAAGCTTTTAGTGAGTTATGGTATTGTCAGGCCCACCCATACCACCTGACCGTATCACCTGTCGTTCATATTGCCTCATCAAATATATTCACCCCGTGAAGATGGATCTGAGAAGCGAGACACATAGCCACCAGAAAACACTGAAACCTGACCTCCGAAAGGGATTCAGAGGGGGACCTCGTTGaaggggatccatcatcaccacTGGTTGGATCATTGGAGGCCAAGGCAtcgatgttcatcatcatcatcaacaacaacatcatTATCACTGTTGGTCATCTCGTTGTAATCCTTAACCTTGAGTGGTATCCACATGTGTATTTATTAGATCTTCCATTTTCTATCCAAATATTCATGATGATGCTATTtgcctccatgtgtgagtagatccATTTATTATTGGGGATATGGAGAAACCCAAGCCAAATTATGAAATGAAATAAAGTTTGTTGATTGTCTAATAATTATAAAGTGTGTTGGTTCCTATCAACGATGTTATGCGTTGTTGTCCACATAATATTTTCCTAGGGGGCGTTGGTAAGAATCATCGTTGCATATGATTGGTTATACGTGGGCGTACATGTGACAATTCAAATAAATATCCGATTATTATTAGTATTGAACTTTCAGAGGAAGATATAATCAAACTTATGGCAGTTCAGGAATAGCGGCAAGGAATTTAGGTATTCATTAGCCGATCTTAAGGGGATAAACCCCACTATCGCCATTCATCGAATATTCCTAGAAGATGGTGATTCATGTAAGAtgctgcaacacatctctcttatactcctccaTAAAGGAAAAAAACTCAAAACAATCCAGtatttaagaattaacagagtatagcttTAAGAACTTTGGCATAATGTTTGGATCTCAAATATACTACCTTGATTTAATAAGACTACCTAGAAACTCACTAGATGAAACTATATCACATGTatccactttatccctagtgaggcaacaAAAGAAAGGTGAAAACCAAAGCAGATCTTGAATCTTGTGttactattcaatcactacccccatgttactccatctaacacacacattccCCGCAAATCTTCTCTCATACACGTTGGATAAAAAAATTACTTAAGAAGGGGTACATAATGTGCATCTACTTATACATCTCATACAAAAGAGGATTCCAATATCAAATATCAACTAATAGAAAAGAGATCCACCACAAAGGGGTTACATAGATGACCATAATTATGTTGTGCAGCTCATATGGTGCTAATACAATGATAGAACAAAACAGAGATAgagcaagctactgccacaaacccatagttcagaggtggactactcccttctCATCATGGTGGTGTTGATGTAGATCTTAGAGGGGTAGGAGATCTATTCGGTGGCGGCTCCGACAGAGGTTCCCCATCCAATATTTGCTGGTGTTGACTCTATTATGGTGTTTCTGATCTACGCTCCACTTCCTTTCCGATACATGGCTGAGGTCCTTTATATATAAGTTTTTGGTTTAGAACCATCATATGGTGCTCTTGATGGATGGCTAAAGATGCTCGAGGAGGCGGAATACCTAGATGGCGCGACCAGGGGTGTGGGCCGCTCCATCCATAGGCTTTCTTCCTTCTGGGTTGCATTTGCGTGATTTCAAAGTTTCATATCATCAGTCTTTGTAAAATAACGATCCTCGAAAAATCTCAGATccatttgactctgtataggtccctgaaagtaaaaaaatacacaaaacacgaGATTCATGTTCTGCGGAGTTATAACCGAAATAAAGGAGACAATTGGAAAATCCCtaaaaacaatataaaacatgtatatagcCTTATATGATATGAAATTATGAAGGAACATGTGGCAATAAACTACAATATGAATTTtagatgcatcaacatccccaagcttaacccatGCTTGTCCTCGAGTATCAAGTGACAAAAACTCTGCATGGACTTTGAAGTTTGTTGCTTAGTTGAATGTAAAGTATTAATACACAAGGTTAATGATTCAAACTTCAATGAATAGAAATAAGAAAATGAGATAGTAAGGGACATTTTTTGTTCACTACAAAAATGTTCAACAATAAATCACAATTTGTAAAAACAAATGAAAGCACTATGGACATTAAACATGTAAGTAATTTCAAGTGGTCAAGGAATCTTCGTTTcttcttatttttgtttcttttatttttcatcGGAAAAGGTGGATATTGAAAGTAATCAGGGAGTATAAATGCCAAAactttgataataatatagagtaAAAGGAATTTTTATGGATGCAACTCATGTCAAAGCTAGTGAAAATAAGTATGGTTTTATGTGTTTGACCTCTTACAAGTTGGATGTCTCATGCCCCTTGgcgcctcatgctactcaactttagATTACCATATACCTTCTTCATATGCatattgttttaaccaagtatcacaaagggtacctccttGCCTCTTGTACAAAGTGCCCATGGATATTTGGGGGATCTCTTATTGGGGGCCCTATATACCGAGAAGACAGGACAACCGACAAATGGATTCCTCTTGCGATACTAATTGAATAGCATTTTTTGATGAAAGGTGGTTGAGGATGTCCATGTTGAAACTTACACCATGATTATTTTGCATGGCTTCCATTAGCgtaccaatgttcttctctaacatatatgcATACTCTAGTCTTTTAGCATGATAACCTATTTATTTCGCACAAGATGGTTACCATAACCAAAAATTTAAACATGAAAACAACTTAAATAAGTGCAATGTTAAAAGTGTTCCCCATATTAGTATGGTTCCTACTTAATAACCTACTCATAATTTGTCAAATACATAATTTACATGATGAAAATCATAATAGCTTTTagtactactttcccatgagattTAAGTTACGTAAAAAGAGAAGtataattttgaattcaaaatcaTGGAACATAtactatacttggaatagcatttTGCTAcacaggtaggtatggtggagatTTGCTGGAGAAATTTTGGCTAAGGCATTTTGGATGCACAAGACTTTGCTTacacattttattttattttgaggcTCTAAGGAGGAAGTTTTATAATCTCAGGCATGTATAAGTGTCCATAGTGCTGCACATTTCTTAATAACCAAAGTAACATATAGTTAACCATTTATGTAGGTGAATAAAAGATGTCACTAAATATGGCACTAGCAAATTAAAATTCATCAAAGCACATGAAAAATGAATTCTATGCATGACTTGTTTTACAATTTTATTTCCCttccttttgttttttatttaagCAAATTGTAAGGTGGTGGTATCATTATTATTAATGCAAAAACAAATGAAAACTACACGACAAGTTTAAATGATAAtcttatgttgctcaaaaaaataATTTAGAGGTTTGCAAACCAACAGTTTAATAGGTCCAGTGGGGggtggtcatccccaagcttatggttTTCACCATTCTTAGATAGCTCATAGTGTGGttctctgtcaaaaaaaaaacttcaacacaaaactttctcCCATTCCTTTTTCTATATggtgacattagtggtacaaATATAAGATGCAAGATGCCATGAAATACTTAAACAAAATTTTATATGAGATGTCCAACAAGTATATTTCGTGATCTTCATATATTCCCGAAATCTCAACCAACTCAAAAACAATTAATTTGAACTTAAAGGTATGCACAATACAAAAAGTGGTTGTCAAGAAAAACAGCAACAACTAAACGTAATTTATTCGACCACTTAGATACGTCAGGAATTTTAGCCATTTTATGCTTATAGAGGATAAAAAAGtggaaaatgtaggataaaaatgAGTGCAACCGGAGCTACATAAGGAAAACTAGGATTTTTATGGTGAAAAGTGTTCCACAGAAAACTGCATCTCCATATGTTGCTATAACTTTTTTCTATATCCAAAATGTGTTAAACTTGGTACTTTAGTAAGACTTCAGGAAAAACTAAAACTAATACTAAAACTTTATTATTGTAAAAAACACTAAAAGCAAAACAAACATAAAACAACCGGGTTACCTCTGCAAAgcattttctttatagccatatagctagacTTTTCTTATTTGACTTTTAATATGGGTGGAAATCATGTGGAAAATTGTATTTTGGTATCATTTCCTTTTTCCTAAGAAAGTGTTCATACATTTTTTTATGTGGCAATTGAAACTTAACATTCCCTTCATTTTTTTGCGAGGGAAGATGGTATATTAGATCCACGAACTTACAGATAGACCCAGAATAAATTAAAAATTACAACGAAGCCCTCTGGatcccgatgatgatgatgaaactgAAGATGTCCCTGACGCGCCGATGCTGAAGCTCCCCAAACGTTGGATCGTCGGAGCCCACCACGTAGCAGACGGGAAGTCACCATGCACCGCCTCCGAAGAGAATACTGCCGAAGCAGTCGGCGCCGCCGCGAAGACCTGCTGCACCATCCTCCATAGCAACCTTACCCAGATCCTCCGCACACCCGGACTTGGCCGTGCTGAGAAGAACCCAAGCAATTCAAAGATTCCTGAATTCCAGGAAGCTGCACGCATGACGGCAGAGCTCCATGGAGCAGCGCCGCCGAAGGGGATCCACACCAGCTTCAAAACCTGCACCCGCAGTACCACCACCTTTTTTTGACCAAGAACTGTAGGGCAAAACCCCCACAGCATTTTATCAAAGCTTTTGAATTGTACAAAAAAGATATTTACAACAAGAGGGGAAGAAAGAAAGACAAAATTACAACAGAGAGTCAATCCATAGCTTGAAAGAATCAGAGTGTTCATCCTTGACTCTATGCACATGCAAAGAGGCTTCATGCACAAACTGTGCTTTCCATGCTCCAAAAGAAGGCCTAATATGCTCAAATTTTTTGTTATTCCTTTGCTTCCAAATATGCCAGCAGGCCAGAATAACCACTTCAGCAAAGAAAGGCTTGGCAAACTCTTTTCTAGCTTGAAAGAACATGCCCTCAATTGTATCTCCTTGTGACTAGTACACTTGCAGATAGGACCATATTCGTCTGCTGAAATTACAATCAAAAAACAGATGGATCCAATCTTCTATTTGATTAGCATGGCACAAAACACATGTATAGTCATTAGTGACATGCCAGTTTCTTCTCCTCAGCATATCCCTTGTATTCAATCTATCACTTATCAGCAACCAAGCAAAAACCTTTATCCTTAGAACCACCTTACTCTTCCATATCCAGCAATGCAATTTACTGTTTGGTACATGTGAAAAGCAGTACTGATAATATAAATATGAAGTGAAAGCTCCCTCTTTCCAGATAGTTTTCCAGACATCTTTCCCATCATCAGAAATCTGTACTGTATCTAAAAAACCTTGCATAGCCATATATTCTCCATAAGCTTGCTGTGATAAAGGAAGATAAAATAGAGATGACCTATCTTCACATTGCTTCACTTCTTTTACCGACAACAATGGATTCAAAGCAAAAGAATGCAATCTTGGGAATT from Lolium rigidum isolate FL_2022 chromosome 4, APGP_CSIRO_Lrig_0.1, whole genome shotgun sequence encodes the following:
- the LOC124647159 gene encoding uncharacterized protein LOC124647159 — its product is MASRRREPAIGRVFDDEDKEDDLVGDDSGDDGEEVMEVRRRVSRFAVDGDSGAGGASEVARRRVSRFAVEEVGGVVPDRRRGTVEGVRALPPPHAWLAVEETKHSKGGGFGSENEEQWARLLQRGGSAQAEAAEAQRQHQPRRSSFSVVRRERGAREAWLDRAWEMKRNWHERNGGAPDADTPVVVVVGTKQQQQQHGGSGTSSPSCSSPHRHGHAAAGVAMDMEEVRACRDLGLDLPSDCAVEIQCYGISAGSSPTHSNAGSSSPSTPGSCSISSPSAGEDPVDVKARLKVWAQAVALASTTQLGS